A genomic segment from Hemitrygon akajei chromosome 27, sHemAka1.3, whole genome shotgun sequence encodes:
- the LOC140717248 gene encoding uncharacterized protein yields MPQFTFACFCGLHGLCNSKEKKEKHGSERETSV; encoded by the coding sequence ATGCCCCAGTTCACATTTGCCTGTTTCTGTGGACTCCATGGCCTCTGCAattctaaagaaaaaaaagaaaaacatggcTCGGAACGGGAAACATCTGTGTAA